From one Colletotrichum destructivum chromosome 3, complete sequence genomic stretch:
- a CDS encoding Putative ubiquitin-conjugating enzyme E2, ubiquitin-conjugating enzyme/RWD, whose protein sequence is MSTAARRRLMRDFKRMQTDPPAGVSASPVPDNVMTWNAVIIGPADTPFEDGTFRLVMQFEEQYPNKPPAVKFISQMFHPNVYATGELCLDILQNRWSPTYDVAAVLTSIQSLLNDPNTGSPANVEASNLYKDNRKEYTKRVRETVEKSWED, encoded by the exons ATGTCGaccgccgcccgccgtcgcTTGATGCGTGACTTCAAG CGCATGCAAACCGACCCTCCCGCCGGCGTCTCTGCCTCCCCTGTGCCCGACAACGTCATGACCTG gaacgccgtcatcatcggaCCCGCCGATACGCCCTTTGAAGACGGAACCTTCAGACTCGTGATGCAGTTCGAGGAACAGTACCCCAATAAGCCGCCCGCGGTCAAGTTTATCAGCCAGATGTTTCACCCAAACGTCTACGCCACAGGAGAACTCTGCCTGGACATCCTGCAGAACAGATGGAGCCCTACATACGATGTCGCGGCGGTGTTGACGAGCATCCAGAG TTTGCTTAACGACCCAAACACCGGTTCCCCCGCGAATGTGGAGGCGTCGAATCTCTACAAGGACAACCGCAAGGAGTATACGAAGCGGGTTCGCGAGACGGTTGAGAAGAGCTGGGAAGACTAG